gcatcgtggtggcctcgaatcATCGAACTGACGAGAATCCAGCTTGAAAACTTAGATAGAAGGGGGAGGGGacgaaatgaggagagagagagagagagagagagagagagagagagtggcttGTGCGAAAATTTCAGCTGAAAAATCAAGTTatgctatttatacactggccttcgtcgacgagctacgttacttcgtcgacgagggcaagaaggaagttcatcgacgaatgcctactcctcgtcgacgaaattcagaattgaaaaATAGTCTCTCGatatgttctcgtcgatgagacacatgtccgTCGACGAGACGCTCATGTgtgctcattgacgaatccctgtTTAATTTtcccaattttaattctttttctctccttctcctatcattaaattatggaaattatcTGGGTCTCCACATATGTTTTCCCCCAAACAGTTAGTATATTATAATGTAACACTcactcatgtggcatgagtatgattatttTACAGTATGTATATACAgaccagaatattttatgatCGTACAAAACAAAAGCAatttgataatgattttcagaaaTAATATAGGCATTACataaaatatgatattatatagtaTAATATTACAGTTCAGCCGGCCTAGTGCCGTGACAATTCAGCCGGGCTAGTGCCATGATATTTCAGTCGACTTAGCGCCGTGATATTTCAGCTGGCCCAGTGCCGTGATAGTTCAGCTGGCCCAGTACCGTTACAGTTTAGCCGACCCAGTGTcgtgatcatatatatataacagtttatttagaaattatgatatgacatattttacacagaaatatgaaatgagttatgttacagttatattatGAAATTAGTATATGATAGCAGAAACCTAATGGATTAGTTTAGTTTAAGAGCACAGTCACGTAGCTATTATGtcagattagtgccaccacacgtctcagataaagtgttggtgattggatagtcgattgagcctagagaagagtagtgtgcccccctgACAGTCTGAACTAGGCTGGGTAGGCCAATTGTACTTACAAACGAGTCAgttttgacttagcatggtaggcgtacgagctgcacaacctaatcatgtgggggtaatacatgatatcagttaGTTATTCATCCAAGGgagaattttagtattatacagaaATAGCATATGCTTTACATGTTTATAGACATTTATTATGACACGGTATGCTTATGTTgagaaattaaatattattttactggACTTATATAAGTATGGGTACAGATTTCCTGATTTATCAGATACAATTAATTACGTTACAGTtaattatgtacagtatatgtttacagcacaatagaactcatgttgtcacacactgatgataatctatcccacttactgaaaagtgtctcacccaagaatccaaacatttcagaaaatccagacagacgagcggagcgagctccgaggtaAAGGAGAAGTTGGTACAATCCTAGTTTAAGGGTACGTGGTTGTGTTGGGAGATATGTTTGTTATAATCCCTAGGATGTTTTAAGGACTTTTGGGGacgtacatgtatatttatggagatagtagaactctggtattatatatgaGGTTCAGGTATACTATATTTTCCactgcatagatagtatgtatttatggacaggtaTCCTCGGTACCCACTTTGGATCCGGGATGACATTGTGGATGTTATTATTAGTATCagagtaattttatatttttagtagTATGGAAAAAAATGTAACAAAATTTTCGAGTCGTGACAGGTAACctcggtaagaaaatccattgaggagccaatggagATTCTTTTTTGACATCAAAATCTTTTGTCCATTTGAATAGCCAAAATGAATTGGCTTCCATAGTTCTACAttcccttgcccaaccatgcaAAAAATCACGttcatttttcatgtgaattaGCACATGgtaatcatccataacactgatcGTTGGAATTTCCGTTAAACTCACGTTTTGACAATTGATAACCAAATTTTATCTATAGATGACtgattcctcaaaaatttcatcactaatgcaAAAGGAAACCCTTGCTCAGCCTTAACCATTTTCGCTTCGgagaaaataaatctcaattcaGCATTGATATTAACTGGCAATCTTATAAGAATTTTGAACGCATGTATCTCCATTTTTTTATTCACGGCTTGCGCATTAAAATGATTACAATTAACTTAATTCTATCCATATTTTGACTTGAGCATCGAAGAAAGCATGTGGAGGTCATTCACAATTGCACACAatctttttttacttttcttggtTATTGGTGATCGCCACACTCTATGGAGGATAAAGTTTGACTTTTGGCATCAATATATTTATTCCATGAATTTTAAACAAAATTATATAGAAAGGAACTAAGTTCCCGCTTGTTTATTCTATACGCCATTTAAGGTggataaatgttgtaaaatattcAAGCTACATTTGAATTAAAAAATCAatgagagaaaaaataaaaaataaaaataaaaaagtcttGTTATTTTATTTCTATCTCCAATACTaatgtataaaaaatgaaaatatatcaaaatacaattgaaaatttacaaaattaaacattaataatatgaaaaataaaatattatctatTGATTTACcattatatttcattttctttcttattattaattatgaccaaacaaagataaaaataaaataaaaaataactccatgcatattttcttttctttttattctttttttctaaatttcaaaTTGACTCAAGAGCTACCCCGctccctttttttttattaaaaaaaaaaaaagaagacgaCTTGCACGGCTACAAATAACTTTTTGAGAGATAATAAAGTTGAACAAACAAAAATCCATCATTGTCGTCATTTTCACATTTGAATATTCCATTTTGCAATAATAATTTGACCTCAGCAATTCTCATATCCTACCAGTAATCCCATGTTTGGAAaaatcttaaatttggatttacatataatttgaataaaatgtaatattaaattgtattaaaatttatctaaattcaccgaaattcaaatccaagatccAAAATTCATATTCCAAACGCAGCTTAATGGTTTGAAATGATCTAATTTAGTTGCACTTCTATCAAAGTCAAGGCCACTAACCCTTAAAAATCTTCTAtcttatttatggtattttttaaTGCTGCCCaaattacattttaaatcattgcATCAGTGTAAATCCGATGCAATTATTAGATttaaattacaataattaaaAACACATATAATAACTTAAATTGTTATGATTTGAAGTGGATAATGATCACATTAAAAATCTTTCAAAAATTCAATGACCACAAAATGCATTTTAAATCCATTCTTGGCAGAGTTGCTAAGATCACCTTCCTTGAAGATCTTTGGATGGTGAGATTAAAAgatggaattttttaaaaaaaaaacaaagaaaaaagagagacaCAATGTCATCTCAATCATCATAGCTTTGATGGATAGAAAATGCACTACCtttttacaaagttcaaattCTCAACGGCAGCATAATCAATACACCCATGTGTTTATAATTAACAAGAATCTAGGAACCATATATTATGTCCCTAAACAAATATCATGCCCTATCATTAGCTATAGGACTATTCTCAATCCTAGCTCACCTGCACTAAAACTAGAAAAAGCTTTTAGGGTATTTTGGTCCTACAAAATTACAAAAACTCATCATTACTATTGCTCAAACATTCATTATTTTACCTCATCAAAATGGCTCACACGTGAATCACACAAGAGTGTAAACAAGTGAACTTGGACTTGACACGATCCTTTCTcgatttaattttaatttaggtTGAATTTGCACGACTCAAGTAACCAGATGAGCGAGATTTGAATACGAACATActcaaacttaattaaacttctattactttattattttcatgTTAGATGGAATATAttatacattttatatatatttaatcaaGCTGAACTTAAGTTTGATAATTTTGACAGCAGTCAAGTTAAAGTTTGAAGCTTAAAATTTTCAAGTCTAGTGGAGCTCAGGCGTCACTCTATGCCAAATCCACTCCACCTGAGTACACCCCTACAGCTCACACAAAGAGTGATGACCCATCCAACCACTAAATAATGAAACTACTGATTTGTCCATTTCAACCTTTTCCATTTGGTATATAAAGACCCACTAAATGTTAACCAGTAAGCTTCACTTTGTTTCCTTTTCAATTTAACAGCTGCTAACCATTTCCAAATTGCACTGGAAATGCACCTGCACCACCATAACCACCTCTTTTTGTTCCAAACTCAATTGTGACATTGATTAGACCCTTCACAGTTAAAAGAGAAAACTCTCTCCCCCATAGTTTCCTCACTCACCCTGCATAATCAGGTTCACTTAAGAAAAAGGTGAACCTCAAAGACACGAAAACAGAGAAGCGGATCAGTTTAAAAATGGCCACAACCTGCCATGCTCGGGAAGACGACTTGTTTTCGACGAATTTGCAGAAACGCTATAATGGTCTTGTAATGGTCAGGAAGAAGGCCGTCACAGGCAAAGGAGCTTGGTACTGGTATCATCTAGAGCCCATTCTCTTCCAGAATGAAGACACTGGTGCTGCTAAAGCCATCAAACTCCGGTGTGGCCTTTGCAGTGCCCTTTTCTCTGCTTCTAATCCTTCCAGAACTGCAACTGAGCACTTCAGGCGGGGCAGCTGCCCCAACTTCCACAACCCAGAAGCAGCACACAGTAATGACATGAGGTATGAACCCAGACCATACGATCAGCTTGCCTTGCCTGCACCAGTGGCTCCGCTTGCCATGATCACCGCCCCACACTTCTCAGAGCCACCCAACACTAACCAACCTCGTAGAGCACAATTAAACCAACCCCAAACAGAAACAGCTCTCAATTTGCTATCCGAGTGGTTTTATGAGTCCTGTGGATACATATCTTTCTCTACCCTTGACCACCCAAAGTTTAAAGCCTTCCTCAATCACCTTGGCATTCCCAATGCCAGCAGAAGTGATATCTTCGGTGCAAAACTTGATGCCAAGTATGAGAGAGTGAAGTTCAGATCTGAAAGTAAACTCCAAGAAGCTATGTTTTTCCAGATATCAACTGATGGCTGGAGGAAGGAAAAGCATAGGAGCAGTTCTGCTCACTTGAATGCGTTGGCAAATATTACCTTGAACCTTCCCAATGGTAGCAGTCTTTTCCACAAGGTTTTATTCCTGGAAACCAGCAATCCAAGTTCAGATTACATCAGAGACATACTGTGGTCAACAATCGTTGAGATTTCAGGAAGCAATGTATTCCGATGTGCTGGAATTGTTGCCGATGTTGGCAATGTGAACTCTGCAGTCCTTCGGCAACTGGAGCTACAGAACCACTGGATGGTGAACATTACATGCCAGTTCAAGGCAGtccacaagcttcttcaagattTTTTAAGTGACCTACCACTCTTTGGCTCCACAGCCTCTATTTGTTTCAAAATCGCCCAAAAATTAAAATACCACTACTTTGATGGCACCAGCAGCTCTCTAAGCCACCAGCCATATGGCTCCCTTGATTACTCCACTGCCATGATTTTAGCTGTTGACAATGTTGCCCAACTGTTTTCCCAATCGGGGCATGGCCTCAAAGAAAGAGTCATCTCCCTTGATCCATCTGACAGGGAGCTGTCTGACACAATCGAAGATTCAAAATTCTGCGAAAATCTAAAATCTGTTGCTTCTCTGATAAACTTTATAAAAACATCACTGCAGGAGATCAAAGAAGACCAACCATGCTTGGGCCAGTGTCTTCCCCTGTGGAAAGAATTGAAGGTTAGAATTGTTTGCTGGTGCAGTAATTTCAACATTGATGAAAAACCAGTAATGGAGCTGGTGAACAGAAGATTTGAGAAAAACTACCATGAAGCTTGGGCAGCAAGTTATGTTCTGGACCCACTGTATTTGGTTGAAGACAACTGCGGAAGGTACCTTCCACCCTTCAAATTTCTTACTTCTGAGCAAGAAAAAGATGttgtgaaaataataaaaaggctGACCCAAAATGAAGAGGCACATATTGCCTTAATGGAGTTGATGAAATGGAGAACTGAAGGACTGGACTCTGCTTATGCGCAAGCAGTCCAAGCAAAAGAGAGAGATCCAATCACTGGAAAGATGAGACTAGTAAACCCACGTGGCAATAGACTGATTTGGGAGACTTATCTCAGTGAGTTTAGGGTGTTAAGGCAAGTGGCAGCAAGGTTAATTTTTCTCCGAGCAACCACTAGGAAACTCAACTGCAACCATTTATTTTTGAGTTGGGTTCATTCCAAAAACCACTCAAAAGAAACAATCGAAAGAGCTCAAAAGGTACTGTTTGTGTCTTCACATCAGAGGCTAGAGAAAGAGGCCTTCTCAGATGATGAAGGAAAGGACGCAGAATTGTTTTGTTCCAAGGACGGCAAGAGTTGTAACCAATTTTGAAGAACACTCACCTGCAGGATAGAGTAATGATTTTTCAGTTTCACCTGTAGGATAGAATAATGATTTTCCAGTTTAGATTGGATTTTTCAGTTCAGATTTATTCTTTGAATTCTAGATaaacaaatattttctttggATCTTGATGTTTCCAGTAGAAATTTTCATAGCATATTTGCCGACTCTCATGCAAAGATTTATGCTATAATTTTCTTCACCGGGATCAAATTGCAAATGGAATTTTTTCTGTGAGGGTCCTTGTCCTAGACTAAACCAGCAAATCAAATATTTATACCAAACTTTTTTCTGTGAATTCAGTTCATAAATGAGATGGTAGACTAGACCATCCTCAGAAACAAACATTCTAATATGGTGTTTTGCTGACTTTGTTCATGAAAGAATCCCTAGAATTTTAAGAATGTCCTTTGGATAATTAACAATCACTAATAATATCAGATCAATTTGACTCACTTCAGGTAACTGTTAATGGCAACAATCAGCAGTTATTTAAGCAGTCATCTAAAAGAATCCTATTCTGCCTTTGGCCCCATAGAGAATATAGTTCATTCTTGAATCCCTGGAGATCATATTGTACAAACTCAACCCATGTTTTTCAGCCTTCTTTCCCCGTGGGAGCCTTCTACTAGAATAGTAACCAATGTATACTGATAATATCAAAAACTGCATTCTGAAATATGATGCTCAGAAATTATGTATCCATATTTAGAAAGCGATACTACATAAACTAGTACTGGTCCATCGAACTGATTTTTCAATCAGTAAAGAGCTTTAAAACCTCATCTTAAAGCATAGCTCAAGACCAACAGCAGCAAAAACAAAGATACAGAGATTCTTAGATACATAATCTGCACCATCAAAAGCATGTGACAGGAAGCTTCCAGTGTCTGGTTTGAAAGAACATCCTCCAGCCTCTGTAGCAAGACTTGCATAAcaaattcattttctgaactGCATTATACTCAAGTTTCAAACTAGTTTTTTCACAGTAGCATTGAAATGCTTGCAGATACTTTTTTCTTTGTAAATGATCATAAACATACCTTCAAAGCCAAAAGCTGCAGATATCCTTGTTTTAAGCTGAGCATTGTCCTAGTCTTTTCCTATTTGTACAGTGAAAGAATGTGTAGCTGATGAAAGTAATTGCTAGAGGAAGTATCGGCTGAGAAATGCTGATCACATGTGTGAAAGGTAAGGGAACCCTTCGAGGGTGCCAAGCCGAGCAGAAATAAATGCTGCTTTTAAACTCCAACGCGTCTTCACCTCTATTAGTTTCCTCCCTTTCTTGCTCCATGGAAACATCTTCAGCTCCGTTCATGTTTAACAAAAAAGATCGTTCTGCTTCTCCAATCATCATTATTGCTTCTAAAATTTCCCTGTGATATTCTGCATTCTAAAACATGCACCCTAACATTAACTATCAATAGCAATAAAAGTTGGCTAAGCAACTCCACAAAGAGGGCAAAAAAACAGAAAAGCAGTCATAAGAAATAGTTCTCTCAACACCCTTTGGCCTAAAATAGCATTAATTCATTACGTGGCATCAGTGTCACATACAAAATGCTAAGGATAATAGGGCttccagattttctcaattgggatcattgatgggtttgattccttgtttagtagtttggaggctgtgaaGAAGGAAATGTGCAGTTAGAATGGAGGGAAAATTTGAGAACAGTATagatgtgtggctgtccattaagtattgggtgagagttttgagtaggaacatgacaggtatgactcagttaaaggatgctaatttttggttattattgaatctggaagtgcaaattgtgaataaaagaattaaaactatgcaatgtgtgacatggctaaaaccgaggtaagggaggttgaaactaaatttggacgggAACAGATTGGGGAACCCAatgccggcgggtggtggtgacatccttagagaccatacaggttcttttgtttttggtttttcaaaatattttggttctgttcaaataatgaaactgaattgagagctgtgttggagggaataaagatttgcaaatattTTAGTcgtactagtattgatattgaatgtgatttgaatattgtagtaaattagATAAGATCCAGTAGGTGTTCCTTGtggtatttttgggatttttgggagcagcttattggtttattggagatagtagatttttcaataaagcattggtatagagaagggaacaaagtggtaGATGCCTTGGCTcaacaaggtgctatggggaggaatagtttgtttacaaatagtagtcaactccctagagttatcaatgggttGTATAAACTAGAGAAGATGGATAAAgcttatatgagatatgtttagctgatttcttgttggttttggtttatgatttatgttgtttatcttttgtttgttttgttgcgtgaaatttgttttgtaggtacttgttttgttttgttttgtttggacttatAACCCTattttttggctggatgttggtgttgtttttttgggaggcctttaattttTTGTCTTTGgtttctcccattgattgtcttgtaaccacggtat
This window of the Malania oleifera isolate guangnan ecotype guangnan chromosome 6, ASM2987363v1, whole genome shotgun sequence genome carries:
- the LOC131157602 gene encoding uncharacterized protein LOC131157602 — protein: MATTCHAREDDLFSTNLQKRYNGLVMVRKKAVTGKGAWYWYHLEPILFQNEDTGAAKAIKLRCGLCSALFSASNPSRTATEHFRRGSCPNFHNPEAAHSNDMRYEPRPYDQLALPAPVAPLAMITAPHFSEPPNTNQPRRAQLNQPQTETALNLLSEWFYESCGYISFSTLDHPKFKAFLNHLGIPNASRSDIFGAKLDAKYERVKFRSESKLQEAMFFQISTDGWRKEKHRSSSAHLNALANITLNLPNGSSLFHKVLFLETSNPSSDYIRDILWSTIVEISGSNVFRCAGIVADVGNVNSAVLRQLELQNHWMVNITCQFKAVHKLLQDFLSDLPLFGSTASICFKIAQKLKYHYFDGTSSSLSHQPYGSLDYSTAMILAVDNVAQLFSQSGHGLKERVISLDPSDRELSDTIEDSKFCENLKSVASLINFIKTSLQEIKEDQPCLGQCLPLWKELKVRIVCWCSNFNIDEKPVMELVNRRFEKNYHEAWAASYVLDPLYLVEDNCGRYLPPFKFLTSEQEKDVVKIIKRLTQNEEAHIALMELMKWRTEGLDSAYAQAVQAKERDPITGKMRLVNPRGNRLIWETYLSEFRVLRQVAARLIFLRATTRKLNCNHLFLSWVHSKNHSKETIERAQKVLFVSSHQRLEKEAFSDDEGKDAELFCSKDGKSCNQF